From Cherax quadricarinatus isolate ZL_2023a chromosome 56, ASM3850222v1, whole genome shotgun sequence, a single genomic window includes:
- the LOC128700700 gene encoding uncharacterized protein has protein sequence MMDAYDTAPGGPAATDAVGHHISNVGHHNSNVEQEEMPELTQGSSITAQSLCLMCGSPGGIISAFTRIGNAEPLLNLLCYVLKKSLVDIHLYSDVVCSKCFKKVEVIEKLLCKFVNVCRDTIHNFNNALKIFMKPSLSQVTEDEDGKCLLVLNGVDLKTNEDGIVARALTLATMKKPGKRSKLKPERKHTCPVCGKLFRAYSHRVEHMLIHTKDKSFKCNICGVLTSTKSNLVKHRHKHTAEYECSVCNKKLCNKFSLKEHMKIHNSDKTHQCEYCKKTFLRDRDKKIHEKIHMSESPGLHQCQVCKKSFVVKSRLIRHILIHQKEKQFVCQVCNKKFVRKDDLKCHERVHTGEKPYSCKECGKAFRYISNCRNHMRIHMKDSNIFKCKLCNISFSTEIKYNNHLKTRNHKKKLSDTNCDTTENLYCDECKVPLTLADYTLHKTICPEKKQSQGVSEEHLYCRECCLTFENVDQLSEHTVNCHVNGNSSSENVETGIIISSVDVGSDTDIVSLTPLERLTVTGEGVNMIVAMDTDSTSLQIPLVHRSPSTVTTLLPPSTIIDESHTTSTIIPLNLENKAASIISSSGVPGTVLTEISDSNSIICSEDIEQPLEETTLPASGTVTILNPSAIFKISDWDISQFYQKS, from the exons ATGATGGATGCTTATGacacagcacctggaggcccagCAGCCACAGatgctgtgggtcatcatatctCCAATGTGGGTCATCATAACTCCAATGTGGAACAAGAAGAAATGCCAGAATTAACTCAG GGTTCTTCCATCACCGCTCAAAGTCTGTGCCTCATGTGTGGTTCTCCAGGTGGGATCATCAGTGCATTTACTAGGATTGGTAATGCAGAACCTCTTCTTAATCTTCTGTGTTACGTTTTAAAGAAATCTCTTGTTGATATTCATTTATATAGTGATGTTGTGTGTTCTAAATGCTTCAAGAAAGTCGAGGTTATTGAAAAACTTCTTTGCAAATTTGTAAATGTGTGCCGAGATACCATTCataattttaataatgctttGAAGATATTTATGAAACCAAGTCTTTCTCAAGTAACAGAGGATGAAGATGGAAAGTGTTTACTAGTTTTAAATGGTGTGGACTTAAAAACAAATGAAGATGGTATTGTTGCACGAGCATTAACATTGGCTACCATGAAAAAACCAGGTAAGAGAAGCAAATTAAAGCCAGAGAGAAAGCATACATGTCCAGTGTGCGGCAAGTTATTCCGGGCTTACAGCCACAGAGTTGAACACATGCTCATTCATACTAAGGataagtcattcaagtgtaatATCTGTGGGGTTCTTACTAGCACAAAATCCAATCTTGTCAAACATAGGCATAAACATACTGCAGAATATGAGTGTAGTGTTTGTAATAAaaagttgtgtaataaattttctCTGAAGGAACACATGAAAATCCATAACAGTGACAAAACACATCAGTGTGAGTACTGCAAGAAAACATTTTTAAGGGACCGGGATAAGAAAATCCACGAAAAAATCCATATGTCAGAAAGTCCTGGATTGCATCAGTGTCAAGTTTGTAAAAAATCCTTTGTTGTAAAATCAAGACTGATTAGGCATATATTAATTCATCAGAAAGAAAAACAGTTTGTATGTCAAGTATGTAACAAAAAATTTGTAAGAAAAGATGATCTTAAATGTCATGAAAGAGTGCATACAGGCGAGAAGCCATATTCTTGTAAGGAATGTGGCAAAGCATTTAGATACATATCTAATTGCAGAAATCATATGAGGATCCACATGAAAGATTCAAATATATTTAAATGTAAACTCTGTAACATATCATTCTCGACCGAGATTAAATATAACAATCACTTGAAAACCCGTAACCACAAGAAAAAGTTATCAGACACTAATTGTGACACCACTGAAAATTTATATTGCGatgaatgtaaggtgcctctcaCTCTTGCAGATTACACATTACACAAGACAATTTGTCCTGAGAAAAAGCAGAGTCAAGGTGTATCTGAAGAGCATCTGTATTGTAGGGAGTGTTGTTTAACATTTGAAAATGTTGACCAGCTATCCGAGCACACTGTCAATTGTCATGTAAATGGAAATTCTTCATCAGAGAATGTTGAAACGGGAATTATTATTTCAAGTGTAGATGTTGGTAGCGACACTGATATTGTGTCATTAACTCCTCTAGAACGACTGACtgttacaggtgaaggtgtaaacaTGATAGTAGCAATGGACACTGATTCCACATCTCTACAAATTCCTCTTGTTCATAGATCACCCTCCACTGTTACTACTCTTCTACCACCAAGTACCATCATAGATGAATCTCACACAACGTCCACAATAATTCCACTGAATTTAGAAAATAAGGCTGCTAGTATAATATCTAGCAGTGGAGTGCCAGGTACAGTATTAACGGAAATTTCAGATAGTAACAGTATAATATGTAGTGAAGACATAGAACAACCACTTGAAGAAACTACATTGCCAGCATCTGGTACTGTAACAATATTGAACCCAtcagccatttttaaaataaGTGACTGGGATATAAGTCAGTTTTATCAGAAGTCATGA